The nucleotide sequence CTTAAAAATCGCCTTTCACAAGAGTTATTTTTTGAGATATTCATGATGCCTGCATCAGGCTACAAACTGGCTCAAATTGTTCAGAATACGACAAAGACCCCCAACACAAAATCTGTTTATCGAGTTTTGGCAAAATTGATAGAACACGGATACATCACATATAAAGACAAAAAATATCATCACAATCCAAAAACACTTACTGATGAACTTGTAAAATATTTGAATTCGAAGGATGTTGTATTGGATAAGGCTGATATGAATTATCTTTTATTTCTGGTAACCAATGCTGAATTTTTTAATCATTTTATAGTTGATCTTAATATTCATGTAAAACCAAAAAACTACCAAAATCTATTACAGGAAATCACAAACATGGTTGGCATGTGTGCTGCAATATTGTTGTATGGAATAAATACATCAACAACAAAGCCCATTCCAGTAAGAATTTCGCTTGAGAAAATCAATGAAAGGATAATGAAATTAAAAAAACATGTTAATGATGAAATACCTAAAAAAGTACGTGGTTCAAAATCACAACGAAAATTACAACAAAAACAATTAGAAAAATTGTATCATCATCTTCTGTCTTATGTTTTTTTATTTGTTGTACAAGAAAAAATACCTAAAAAAGCATTGATAAAATTTGCAACTCTTTGGAATCAATATGGAGGATTTAAAATTGGAGTCAAAGTTGGAAAGATTGATTTTAAAAATAATCCATTTAGAAAACACTTTGAATAAAATATTTTTAAAAATATGTCTACTATAATCATTAATGTAATTTTAATTCAAATGGTAAAACTATAAAGAAAAATTAATGTTTTTACATAATTATATCATTACAATTCCATAATGAGTTACAGTTTAGGTTTAGTTTCATTGTAACAATTCAGTAATGATTTTACTGATTTTGTGAATAACTAGCCATAATATTGTGAATTATTACAGAATCAGGCATAATATTCCATTTTGAATTCCAATTATTTATTCGTAGAAAAAATTCCACATGTGGAATAATTCCTAATGGAACTGTTACAGTTTCAAATTGTGTTTGTATTATCTTTTTTAATTCTAATTCGAATTGTAAAATTCCAATTATGATATTAATTCGGATAAAGCCCGTTCGAGTTATATCTTCGAATTTGCACTTTTCACGCCTAGTTAAACGGCAAAAGCATAGGAATTGACCTAATTCGAATCATCAAGTGAACCTAGTTTGTCGAATCGTAACCTTTTTGAATCGCCGTTGACATCAATGAACTTTTTCAGTAATTGGAGGGTATTTTTGAAAACCTGTTCATTTTGATACAGTAAAATTTACGAAAACAAGTTTACAGAAACCCCAGTAAAATTATGAATAAAATCATGAAAACAAGGAAAAATTTACTGTTTTATGCCTAGTAAAATTCAGTAAAATCATAATTCTATGTATGAAAAATAACACCTTATCGGAGTAAAGTTTACTGATTATTTAGTAAAGTTTTCAAATGTAAAGTGGTGGACAAAACTATTCAATCAGGAAAGTAAAATGGACAATGAATTACCATACAAAATTTTGAAAATAATGCGAGATCTTTACAATATGGACCCTATGAGTTACATGGGTATGGATTACTTTGAACCAGAACTTAAACTTCCTGAAGAAGTAATTCAAGGGGCGTTAATCTATCTGAAAGAAAAAGACTGGATAAGATCTTTCAAAGATGTTCATGGTGAATGGGTTCAACGAATCAACGCTAATGGAATGGATGAATTACTAAACTATGAAAAAGAACATGCTGATGATAATGAGCCATTAGAATTTGATGTGTCTCATGAAGATCATACTGGTAAAATCAAGGTCTTTATCAGCCACAAATTTGTAAAATCAGACCAAAAATTAGCAAAAGCCTTAGAACACAATCTTAATGAAAATAACATCTATGGTTACTTGGCAGAACGAAGAAAAGAATATGATATTGTATTTGGAGAGAAAATAAAAAATGAAATTAAATCATCAGACTATCTAGTAGCCATTATTACTAAAAACTCTCATTTTGCACCATCAGTACATCAAGAAATAGGATACGCTATGGGAATTGGAGTTCCTGTCAGAGTAATGGCTGAAGAAAAAGAAGCAAAAGGAGTATTAGTAGAAGGCAAAGACATTGAAATTTTTACAAGATATGATTTTGAAAAATATCTAGGAAATATAATAAAAAATATTCAAAAAAATGGAATTAGAAAAAAACTATCTCAAAAAGAAAAAGATGATCTAATTACACATGTGTATCGTCCTTGTTTTAACCAATTAATGAATATATATCCAAAACGAGATTTCATAACAGAAATTCCAGATAATGCGTGGAACAAACTTGAACCATTTTGGCAATTAAAATGTGAGCCTGAAATATCAAAACTTTTTCAGGAATACGAAAAAGAGAGAAATACTTGGCATCTAATGTGGATAGACTTTCAAAATAAATGCCAATCCAAACGAAAAGAATTAGGAGAAATGCTTAGACCTATTTTTGAAAAATATCATTTGTTCAATTTGGATGGAACTCTTTCTTTTGGAGGATATGATCTTAATCCCGAAGAATGGATTCATAACTGTCAGGATGTTCTGTTTAACCCTCAAATTCAAAATCGATTGGAGTTGTACGTAACATTAAAAGACTTTGCACTAAAGAAATGGGGCGAAAGATATTCAAAATCATATGACAAATGGCATCAAAACAATCCGTTGATTTTTACTGAAATCTTAAAAATGATTCCCTATTTAATAGATAAACTAGATGCAGAATTCCCATATAATAAAATCAATGATCAGAGAAACATTCTAAAAGAAAAAATCGAGATATTGACACTTGCTCTAGAAGAAAAATTGAGATGATATGATGAAAATTCCCAAAATTCCTTCGTCAGTTGAGAATTGGTCTATAGAAAAAATAGATGAGTTGATTCAATATGTGGGGATTGAATCAGATACTTTTGATTTTAAAAAAGAACCAAATCAATTAGAAGAACATATCTGTGCAATGGCAAATACCAAGGGAGGACATCTAGTATTGGGGATTGAACAAATTGATAGTGAAGATGGAAAGCAAATTGTAAAATTTGAAAAACGTGGGTTTAAACATGGTTTTGAAGATAACATTAAAAATCAAATCAGTAACAGTGTTCTTCTGATAGAACCAATACCTGATGTGGATATTATTCCAGTTCATGAAAAAGATAACAAAAAATTCTATATCGTAATCCAAATTCAAAATAATTTTTCAAATAAACCTTATTTTGTACGTTCAACTGACCAGTGTTTTGTAAGAATTCATAACTCAAAAATACGTGCAAATCGTTCAATTATTTTTAATTTATTTGGAACATCAATCGAACAGAGGAAAAATCTTGAAAGTTTACGTTCTGCAAGTAGTATGGTGGAAGAATCTTTTAGACATGTTATTAGCAGAATTTATTTTGTTTCGCCTGAGTCAAACATGAAAATTTCTCTTCTAGAATTATCGTATTTACGAACTACTGCTGTTTCTTGTGATGCATTTCTAAAAGAAAGAGACTTGTGGGGCGAACATACTGGACAAGGCAGTTACACTCATGGAATTAATTCTTTATTGCATGATTTAGAATTTATGAACACATACATCAAATCATACAACGATTCACATGATACTGATGAAAGACGTGATCTGAAAGGACAACTGTCGTCATACAGTTTGGGTAGCACGTTTGAGACACAAACATTAGAAATGTTTGATAAAATAATCTGTTCCGTAGATGTATTTCTTTCAAAAATATGATCATACCTTATTAGTATGAAAATAATTTGTTGGATATGAGTGATTTTAACTCAAATCGGATTTTTACAATTTTATTTTCACTAATATTGTCATTATTAATTGCAAGTCAAATCACTGCAATAGTTTCGGTATATGAAAATATATTAAAACTAATTATTGATGACTATTCAGAAGAGTTATTAAAATCACTCATTTTTAATCTTGGAAAAAATATCTTTTTTACATTAATTTTTGCCCTGTTGATTTTTGTTGGAATTAAAAAATTTCTAAAATTCAAACAAAAAGAATTCGGAACTGTGGATGAATTCAAACAAATCTTTCGTGTTATGATTACCAAGAAGCGTCTTTTCTTCTCATTTCTTCTAGCATCTATTATGCTTTGTTTAGGAATTGCATCTTCTTATTATGCGACTGATATTTTGTCCACATTAATTAATGAAGGCGGACTTTCAAACCCCATTTCGAATGAACAGAAAAAGTTGTTAACTGATTTAGCATTAGAACTTAGTTTTGGAGTCATTTTCATAATATGGGGCACATCTACAATTATTCGGATTTTTCAAACTGCATCTTCTTCTCTTCACGATAGCAAGATATCTGCAATAACTACAACCATTACTACAAAATACAGTGAGAAAAAAATCTCAAAACCATCTAGAATAAAAAATCAATTAATTCAAAATCCGATATGGAAAATTTTTCTATATGTCATAATTGTGCCGTGTATTTTTTTACTTTTAATTTTTTACAGTTCAGATATTCTTAAATCAATTAATTCCAATTTCGAAACACCCATACTGCCTTTTGGACCATATGTTATCTATTTGATGATGATTTTCATTTCGATAGTTAATAACAGATATGTAAGCACATATAAAAAAACCAATGTTTCAAAACATTTTGAAATTTTAGGTTCAAAATACATAATTAAAGAAAATCGTATATTGGAAAAAATTTATCTTGTGACATTTATTCTCATGATTATTTCAGTAATCATCTTTGTAGCATACATTGTGATAAATCCTCAAAGCGATGACATAAATGCAGAACAATTGGATCCTATTGCTGTATTCTTTTTTTCATTATTCTTTGGGTTTATGCTCATGTTTACAATCACATCTGTAAAAATAAAAGTGGATCGTGATAAAGATGATTTTTTACTATGGATATCTGGGGGGTTTTTCGAAGAAGGATTAAAAAATAAAGATAAAATTAAAGAGTATTTGGATTATGGTTTACAATCATACAATACTTTTTTTAAAATACATCACAAGCAAAAAATTATTGATATTCAACATATCATTATTGAGATTGTTTCTAAAAAAGAATCAGAAAAAATACAAATTATTCAAAAACTAATAGCGTCATTTAAATCCAATAACAATTATGATGCACTGAATGAAATATGCAAACTAATGGGCGTGAAATCACATAATATCATTACATCTAACAAATTTGTTTTAAAAATAAAAGATTGGGGAACTTTCATCATCTCGGTTTTGATATTAACATTAACAATTATGTGGTATTGGAAAGAAGGATTATTTTCTTAAGCATTACGACAAAGCGTCATAAAATCACGAGTAAAGTGGGGGGATACTGTTTTTATCGACAAACAGTAAAAAGGGAACGCCCCCTCTTTGTGAGTAAAATTGTGCTAGGAACTAGGTAAATTTTGAGAGTCTGTTTAGTTTAAAATTATCTTGAGTAAATTAATCAGCGAAAATTCTCTAATTCTATGGTGATCTTTTCAATTAGTTTTTCTAGTGGAGGTATGAGAAAATTAATGCTTTCTCTACTGATGATGTTTTCATAAATGCTAACACGATGTGTTTTGGTTATTTGAATAAACGCAAACAGACTATACAACGTATCTGAATCAATCACATCATTAGATAATTCAATAACATGCTCGATGCTTTGAATTGGTTCCTCGATTGGATAATTAAGATAGGAGACATACGAATCTTGGTCATGTTCTGGATAGATATATTGTTCTCCTCCTTCTGGAATGGCTTGTCTAATCTGTTTTATACCATTAAGTACATTAAATAATTCAAGAATAATCTTGCGGTATGCAAAGTTTTTACGATTATTTGTAAACAAAGATTGTTGTTCTATTGTCTCCAGTAGTTTTTTATCTAGATCCAATTGGGATTTTTCCATATTTTGAATCTCTATAACTAATTCAGAAATTTCACCTTGTTGAGATTTCATTTGTTTTTTGTATTTTTTATCAAACAATAACACTACTCCTGAAATAAATCCTGCAATACCTACTTCAATTACGACTGCGGCCCAGTTCATGAAATCGTTTTCTGTTTTGTAATCTATTTGATAGATGCCAGAAATAACCAAAATTACACCTACGATTAACATTGATGTGGCAACAACTAGAATTACAAACATATATGCAGACAGAAATTTTTCTTTGCTCATAATTAATCCTCACCTAGTTTTTTTGGTAAGAATTGTATTATTTGTTTTTCTTTTTTGTATTATTGTAATATCGCTTTGCTACAAATACAAAAAACCCAATAATGTATAATGTAACACTGGATATGGTTAAAACTTCAAACCAAGTAAGGTCAGGAGGAATAAAATCAGTCATTGCTACAATACTTGACAAAATCAAAATAGAAACAGCAGCAAAATATGTCACATGCAAAACGAATGTATCAGATCTTATCCACAATGCATGACCAATCATTAGTAATATTGGCATTCCAGTTAAGACAAGATATGGAATAATTTTCTGTTGATAATTTTCAGCGTTTGCTATCTCAACATCAAATTGAAAAATCGTTGAATCTTCAAATTTTGGATTTATGTCTGGGACTAATTCTCGTATTTTCTCAAAACTGGTTTCATGTGGAGTTATCATTAGACTCCAACTAGGGTTTTGTGAAAAATCTCCTACCTTGTAAATATTAATATCACTACTAGCATCATCCCACTTGTCATAACATAATTTTACATCTTTATCAAATTCTAAAAATAATGGAAATTCGTATGTTTGATATGGCCACAGATTTGGAGAATCAAAAATAGGCGTAATTCTTCTTTCATGAATATGTTGATTTACTTCAGTTTCAAAATACCCTTTATCGTTTTTTTCAATCACATGAATAATCTGTGCTCCCAAGTAAGGATATCTTCTATGAATAACTTGAAAAGATTCTGTTTGTTTATCTTCATCCTCTGCATCAAAATCAATAATAGCATACACTTGTTTGTTTAACACGTCAAATTCTTGCAATCCTACAGTATAATGAAAATTGAGTTCTCGAATTCCATCTTCATTTAGACAAATTTTACCTAACGATGTAGAAACTGCATGTGCATTTAACGGTACCCAGATAACTAGCACAAATATGAATATCATAAGATATTTTTTCAATGATTTTTTTGGTACAGTGCTCTATTTCAAAATTTGTGTCTCTAAAATTTCATATATTGAACAAATAAACAAAGATTCTGGAAAAAGAAGAAATAATCAAAAATATGGTGCCTATAATTCGGGAAATGTTTGAAAACAAAGAATCCTTTGTTAATCTACTAAATCTGGCATTGAGATTAAACATCTCAAAGAGGATATCCTATGACAAAATAATTGAAACTATGATCAATGACAATATGGAAAAAGAATTTTGCCAAAAATTAATGAATGCAGAAAGTTTTGAAGGAATTGTAAAACGATATTCCATTTGGAAAGCAACTGATTTTTTTTCAAAAGAAGAATTATTATTAATTGCAGACATATTGAGTGAAAAAGAGAAAAAATGGAAATATGATTCTAAAAACATTGATTCATTAAGTTTACAAATTACACAAAATACAAAACCTGAAGATTTTGCTGAAATTTTACCAAAACTGATTTTAGAGCACAAAATAGATCCATTGTCTCAAAAAGGAAAATGGGTTGTAGGTGCGTTGGGAATTACAAAATCTGTAACAACTAGAAAACAAACTGATGCTGATGATTTGATAAGTCTTTTGTTAAAATACTTGAATATTAATTCTGTTGAAAAGTTTATTGAAAAATCTATTTTCCTACCAAAGAATAACAATTATGATAGAACTGAGCCTATAACATATCTAAAATATCTACAACTAATTCTAACATATGGTGAAGATGACGATATCCTTTCAATTTTGAATCAACTAATTGATGAATCCATAATCAATATACATAATGACGAAGTGTTTTGGAATTACACCATAACCCCATGCGGGATATTTGAAGATTCAGTGTATGATCCTGTTGAAAGAATGACTGAAATTATTTTAAAAGAATATCCTGAAAATGAGTTAGAAACAGAACTACAAATACAGAATTATTTAACTGGAACAGTAAAATCAAGATTGATTGAAAAATGTGTTAAAGAAAGACCTGATGACATTCTTTCAAATCTTTTTGGAATGCCTCACCTGAGAAAAATCGCAATTAATTTGGGATTAAAATCCGTAGACTCGGTAAATAATAAAGAGAATCTTATTCGATACATCCTTCTCAGATTAGGATTTTCAGTTCCTAGAAAATTAGAAGGGATTGAAAGTTTTACCTCTATGTTACTAGGATACCAAACTCAAATAAAAAATTCAGGTGTTGAAGAAATGAGAGGGATAATCAATACGATATACGTTGAATCTGAAAAAATACTGAAAGATATGGTTTATTTTTACTCTCTTGCTCTTTGGCCAGATATCAACAATGACTATGAAGCAGAAGATCAAAACAAGGAAATAAACAAAGTGTTACGAAAAGCAAAAATCGCATCAAAAAATATTGATCGTCATACATTTGGTGAGTTAGTCCTGCTATTGGAAAAAATTAACGTAACAAGCCAAAAAGAGGATTTTCAGAAAAAAATACGGTCTACTTTTAAACGAGATAAAATCTTACCCAAAAACATACTTGAGTTATTGAAGAAAATTAATCTTAACAGAACTCGGTTTGCACATGATGCTGAAACCCGAATTTTAGATACAACATTTAATCATGAAGAAATTATTGATAAACTAATTGATGTTGCACAAGAATTAAAAGATAAACAGGTATATCCAACACAAATTCAAGTTAGGAAAGAAATCACTAATGAATTTGGCGTAACATTTTTGGAAGCTATAGACTATGGTGGGAAGAATTGGACAATAATTACAGATGAAATGTTTCTAAATACAAATAGAAATTATCTTATGTTTTCAGATACTAAAGATACTGCGATTAATCCATTTATTGTTAGTAAATTTTGGTAATATTACTTATCGTGAAAAATATCCTGAATTAGCAGATTTAAAAACTGAAATAATTGACAATGAACAAAGAAGGAAAATTATGAAATTTAAAAACTTCTAAACTGTCAACAATATTGTTTCATTATAGTAAATGCATTTCAGAAAATGATTTTGTAATAATTGCTTCTATTTCTTTTTCCAAATATCTTTTTGGTGATTTCTGGGCTCTATTAAATAATATTTTCAATCCCCTCATTTGACTAAATTTTTTTGCAGGATATTTTTTAATTAGCCGTTTAAATTCTTCAGAATCTATTTCATAATTGTGGTTTTGCTGTAAATAATTTGCAATATTCATCCACATTAGGGGATAGTCAATTTGATCTGAAGGTGCACCAAATTTCTCACATAAATCTCTGTAAATTTTAAAAACTTTGTTTTGACGAGAGCCTATTTTTGAAATTACTGAATACAGATAGTATTCTCGATTTATCGTCTTGTCGTGATTTCGTATAATGTAGTATAGCAACATTGCTTGCCTTACCTGTGCAAGCTCCTTTGAGAGTCCCATTCCACAGCGAATGCAATGCGACTTGTCGCTACTGTTTTGCTGCTTGCAGTCAGGGCAGACTTTGGAAAACAAGATTGAATTTTGTTCATCGTCTTTTTTAAGACCATGAAGCTTCAAAACAGCATCTTGCTGGTCTGAGCTTGCAAGGTGTTCATAGTGGGATAGCATGTCCGAGTCCTTTGACCAGTTGCCGTAAATTTTAGCAATATTTCCTAGCTTTTTGCTATACTCGGTCAACGCCGTGTGTCTAAACAGATATGGCCATACACGTTTTGTAATTCCAGCTTTTTCCCTTGCCTTTTTTATGAGATGATCAAGTGCCCAGTATCTCATGACTTCGCTTTCATTGTCATGATACAGTAGAAAGGCCAAAGGATTACCATCTTTTGGATGCTCATTTAACCACTCCCTGAGCGGATTGTATGATGCAACAA is from Nitrosopumilus sp. and encodes:
- a CDS encoding toll/interleukin-1 receptor domain-containing protein, with product MDNELPYKILKIMRDLYNMDPMSYMGMDYFEPELKLPEEVIQGALIYLKEKDWIRSFKDVHGEWVQRINANGMDELLNYEKEHADDNEPLEFDVSHEDHTGKIKVFISHKFVKSDQKLAKALEHNLNENNIYGYLAERRKEYDIVFGEKIKNEIKSSDYLVAIITKNSHFAPSVHQEIGYAMGIGVPVRVMAEEKEAKGVLVEGKDIEIFTRYDFEKYLGNIIKNIQKNGIRKKLSQKEKDDLITHVYRPCFNQLMNIYPKRDFITEIPDNAWNKLEPFWQLKCEPEISKLFQEYEKERNTWHLMWIDFQNKCQSKRKELGEMLRPIFEKYHLFNLDGTLSFGGYDLNPEEWIHNCQDVLFNPQIQNRLELYVTLKDFALKKWGERYSKSYDKWHQNNPLIFTEILKMIPYLIDKLDAEFPYNKINDQRNILKEKIEILTLALEEKLR
- a CDS encoding helix-turn-helix domain-containing protein; translated protein: MMKIPKIPSSVENWSIEKIDELIQYVGIESDTFDFKKEPNQLEEHICAMANTKGGHLVLGIEQIDSEDGKQIVKFEKRGFKHGFEDNIKNQISNSVLLIEPIPDVDIIPVHEKDNKKFYIVIQIQNNFSNKPYFVRSTDQCFVRIHNSKIRANRSIIFNLFGTSIEQRKNLESLRSASSMVEESFRHVISRIYFVSPESNMKISLLELSYLRTTAVSCDAFLKERDLWGEHTGQGSYTHGINSLLHDLEFMNTYIKSYNDSHDTDERRDLKGQLSSYSLGSTFETQTLEMFDKIICSVDVFLSKI
- a CDS encoding site-specific integrase, yielding MKEKAGGIDWHNSKRRAELAKMRIQKRFSKENTAVAWRFLDRLRLDNMSYGRIENYSGSVIRILQLKDDKEIKDWSKEEIEKVHMMIADSSYENSVKKDTLTALKRFYHFAVHNEIVVKSKNQEYDPNVAWITPGSFRDKFEKIQPRDLLTDEEILQLIQAIKKIGGKYVKRNIALVFVLLEGAYRPGELLNIRMGGIEFHKDFVQIHTTGKTGPKSLTLVASYNPLREWLNEHPKDGNPLAFLLYHDNESEVMRYWALDHLIKKAREKAGITKRVWPYLFRHTALTEYSKKLGNIAKIYGNWSKDSDMLSHYEHLASSDQQDAVLKLHGLKKDDEQNSILFSKVCPDCKQQNSSDKSHCIRCGMGLSKELAQVRQAMLLYYIIRNHDKTINREYYLYSVISKIGSRQNKVFKIYRDLCEKFGAPSDQIDYPLMWMNIANYLQQNHNYEIDSEEFKRLIKKYPAKKFSQMRGLKILFNRAQKSPKRYLEKEIEAIITKSFSEMHLL